One Ostrea edulis chromosome 2, xbOstEdul1.1, whole genome shotgun sequence genomic region harbors:
- the LOC130051711 gene encoding heat shock 70 kDa protein 12A-like isoform X1, translating to MAAASSPKPSSCTRLFVAAIDFGTTYSGYAFSSKSEWTKVQTNIWPSSNQMSSKTPTALLLNTDETFNSFGYDAEKNYAELAEEGEDEYKDVYYFHRFKMLLHNCKNLHRNICIDDMTKKRMEAHKVFTHSIKFLVTHLFDRLKSAFPDIVLDDIQFVLTVPAIWDDPSKQFMREAATAAGINANQLSIALEPEAASIYCQHIPTEVAVSGNSSFLKTAKQGSKYMIVDLGGGTADITVHLRSGEGVLDEVRPASGGPWGGKSVDDKFEKFLQEVLGKELMEELRTENMEDYLDLFREFESKKRNIASVKTGKVHMKVPLALQTLTKKKLKMSVSDILKDSSYKESVHFANMKLHMAVDVFKDLFRPTIEGIIKHLKDVFMEKNVRDVETILLVGGFSECELVQKAVKDNFKDKKVIIPEDAGLAVLKGAVYYGHVPKTIGRRVARYTYGIQSWPEFDPNKHPEAKKVMIGTTPRCRDVFFKYVTKGEMLTPGYRRSQIFQALKPDEECLECAIYVSDEENPVFVDDPSCRKLGTLRVPLPRVSMGCSLEIEETMIFGDTEVEVQARDIYTNQQCEVSFDLLSNNVVQNGNS from the exons ATGGCCGCTGCCAGCTCTCCGAAACCGTCCTCCTGTACTAGGCTTTTTGTGGCTGCCATCGACTTTGGCACCACTTATTCTGGCTATGCTTTCTCATCGAAGTCTGAATGGACCAAGGTGCAAACCAACATATGGCCGTCATCGAATCAGATGTCGTCAAAAACTCCCACTGCTCTGCTGCTAAATACTGACGAAACTTTCAACTCTTTCGGGTACGACGCAGAGAAGAACTACGCCGAGTTGGCTGAGGAAGGGGAAGATGAATATAAagatgtttattattttcatcgTTTCAAAATGCTCCTACATAATTGCAAG AATTTGCACCGAAACATCTGCATTGATGATATGACAAAGAAGAGGATGGAGGCTCACAAGGTTTTCACTCATTCCATAAAGTTCCTGGTCACACACTTGTTTGATAGACTGAAGTCAGCTTTTCCAGACATAGTCCTAGATGACATACAGTTTGTGTTGACAGTACCAGCTATTTGGGACGACCCCTCCAAACAGTTCATGAGGGAAGCGGCAACAGCA GCTGGAATTAATGCCAACCAGTTATCAATCGCCCTGGAACCTGAGGCTGCCTCCATCTACTGCCAACACATTCCAACAGAAGTGGCTGTGTCTGGCAACAGCTCTTTCCTTAAGACCGCCAAACAAGGGAGCAAGTACATGATAGTGGATCTGGGAG GTGGCACAGCAGATATCACTGTACATCTGAGATCAGGAGAAGGTGTACTGGATGAAGTGAGGCCTGCCAGTGGGGGGCCATGGGGAGGGAAATCTGTAGAtgacaaatttgaaaagtttctGCAAGAGGTCCTAGGAAAAGAATTGATGGAGGAATTAAGAACAGAGAATATGGAAGATTATCTGGACTTGTTTCGAGAATTTGAAAGCAAAAAACGAAATATTGCATCTGTGAAGACGGGGAAAGTTCACATGAAAGTGCCTCTAGCTTTGCAGACCCTGACAAAGAAGAAACTGAAAATGTCTGTGTcagatattttgaaagattccAGTTATAAAGAATCTGTTCATTTTGCCAATATGAAACTACACATGGCAGTAGATGTTTTTAAAGACCTATTTAGACCTACCATAGAAGGAATTATAAAACATTTGAAAGATGTATTCATGGAGAAAAATGTGCGTGATGTGGAGACAATATTATTGGTTGGAGGGTTTTCTGAATGTGAACTTGTTCAAAAAGCTGTTAAAGataattttaaagataaaaaagtGATTATACCTGAAGATGCAGGACTTGCTGTGTTGAAAGGGGCAGTGTATTATGGTCACGTTCCTAAAACTATTGGACGCCGTGTGGCAAGGTACACGTATGGCATCCAGAGTTGGCCAGAATTTGATCCGAACAAGCATCCGGAGGCCAAAAAAGTCATGATTGGAACTACACCAAGATGTCGAGATGTGTTCTTTAAGTATGTGACCAAAGGTGAAATGCTGACCCCTGGATATCGAAGATCACAGATTTTCCAAGCTTTGAAGCCAGACGAAGAGTGTTTGGAGTGTGCTATTTATGTGTCGGATGAAGAAAATCCAGTTTTTGTGGATGATCCATCATGTAGAAAGCTTGGCACTCTTAGAGTTCCTCTACCAAGGGTGTCTATGGGTTGTTCTCTGGAAATTGAGGAAACCATGATATTTGGAGACACTGAAGTTGAAGTGCAGGCTCGAGATATATACACCAACCAGCAATGTGAAGTTTCCTTTGATCTTCTGAGTAACAATGTGGTTCAGAATGGAAACAGCTAA
- the LOC130051711 gene encoding heat shock 70 kDa protein 12A-like isoform X2 codes for MTKKRMEAHKVFTHSIKFLVTHLFDRLKSAFPDIVLDDIQFVLTVPAIWDDPSKQFMREAATAAGINANQLSIALEPEAASIYCQHIPTEVAVSGNSSFLKTAKQGSKYMIVDLGGGTADITVHLRSGEGVLDEVRPASGGPWGGKSVDDKFEKFLQEVLGKELMEELRTENMEDYLDLFREFESKKRNIASVKTGKVHMKVPLALQTLTKKKLKMSVSDILKDSSYKESVHFANMKLHMAVDVFKDLFRPTIEGIIKHLKDVFMEKNVRDVETILLVGGFSECELVQKAVKDNFKDKKVIIPEDAGLAVLKGAVYYGHVPKTIGRRVARYTYGIQSWPEFDPNKHPEAKKVMIGTTPRCRDVFFKYVTKGEMLTPGYRRSQIFQALKPDEECLECAIYVSDEENPVFVDDPSCRKLGTLRVPLPRVSMGCSLEIEETMIFGDTEVEVQARDIYTNQQCEVSFDLLSNNVVQNGNS; via the exons ATGACAAAGAAGAGGATGGAGGCTCACAAGGTTTTCACTCATTCCATAAAGTTCCTGGTCACACACTTGTTTGATAGACTGAAGTCAGCTTTTCCAGACATAGTCCTAGATGACATACAGTTTGTGTTGACAGTACCAGCTATTTGGGACGACCCCTCCAAACAGTTCATGAGGGAAGCGGCAACAGCA GCTGGAATTAATGCCAACCAGTTATCAATCGCCCTGGAACCTGAGGCTGCCTCCATCTACTGCCAACACATTCCAACAGAAGTGGCTGTGTCTGGCAACAGCTCTTTCCTTAAGACCGCCAAACAAGGGAGCAAGTACATGATAGTGGATCTGGGAG GTGGCACAGCAGATATCACTGTACATCTGAGATCAGGAGAAGGTGTACTGGATGAAGTGAGGCCTGCCAGTGGGGGGCCATGGGGAGGGAAATCTGTAGAtgacaaatttgaaaagtttctGCAAGAGGTCCTAGGAAAAGAATTGATGGAGGAATTAAGAACAGAGAATATGGAAGATTATCTGGACTTGTTTCGAGAATTTGAAAGCAAAAAACGAAATATTGCATCTGTGAAGACGGGGAAAGTTCACATGAAAGTGCCTCTAGCTTTGCAGACCCTGACAAAGAAGAAACTGAAAATGTCTGTGTcagatattttgaaagattccAGTTATAAAGAATCTGTTCATTTTGCCAATATGAAACTACACATGGCAGTAGATGTTTTTAAAGACCTATTTAGACCTACCATAGAAGGAATTATAAAACATTTGAAAGATGTATTCATGGAGAAAAATGTGCGTGATGTGGAGACAATATTATTGGTTGGAGGGTTTTCTGAATGTGAACTTGTTCAAAAAGCTGTTAAAGataattttaaagataaaaaagtGATTATACCTGAAGATGCAGGACTTGCTGTGTTGAAAGGGGCAGTGTATTATGGTCACGTTCCTAAAACTATTGGACGCCGTGTGGCAAGGTACACGTATGGCATCCAGAGTTGGCCAGAATTTGATCCGAACAAGCATCCGGAGGCCAAAAAAGTCATGATTGGAACTACACCAAGATGTCGAGATGTGTTCTTTAAGTATGTGACCAAAGGTGAAATGCTGACCCCTGGATATCGAAGATCACAGATTTTCCAAGCTTTGAAGCCAGACGAAGAGTGTTTGGAGTGTGCTATTTATGTGTCGGATGAAGAAAATCCAGTTTTTGTGGATGATCCATCATGTAGAAAGCTTGGCACTCTTAGAGTTCCTCTACCAAGGGTGTCTATGGGTTGTTCTCTGGAAATTGAGGAAACCATGATATTTGGAGACACTGAAGTTGAAGTGCAGGCTCGAGATATATACACCAACCAGCAATGTGAAGTTTCCTTTGATCTTCTGAGTAACAATGTGGTTCAGAATGGAAACAGCTAA
- the LOC130051712 gene encoding heat shock 70 kDa protein 12A-like — protein sequence MGNKPVKQRWIDAKNRFVERRSRSTNYENTLVNAKPEEEGEYAKLAVSGVYEEIRRLKVRDELFVVAIDIGTSSSGYAISVYDEYKRDPLQISTFSWKSKTDGFQHFKTLSAVLMNPDGEVRSIGYDAEYHYINILSDHERQEWFYFQNFKMRLYDQKISRDLILHDVRGKPQKALKVFSSIIKGLKEDFASRLEERVSHFGANCVDEEVHWVLTVPAIWDEKAKQFMRVAAQEAGILNDKLSIALEPEAAALYCRYLPIEKLSGSDCDDGKSKLMTFSPGAQYLIVDLGGGTVDITVHKIQSDGAIQEVTSASGGDWGSLAINDEFIKFMEDLTAPEIMRTIQRSHPDDFLTFMSAFENKKRVFSKSDERVILQIPQSIRDIMCEKLGKSMESHIEEINRTQDVKLQRDKMFIYNEAFTSLLNGTIEKIILHVHAILDSHKLSVDSIVLVGGFAECDLLKSTFKTSFPKTRIIAPDDPVLAVLKGAVLFGRNPHVLRARVCRYTYGVCTTVDYIENRFPSSKKIILGGKALAKDVFNIHIQANETVHIGQRGNEKRYFLNRDDQDRLHLEIFATKNRDPMFVTDEGVVYLGMLDIMVPKLQTQSADKRHFLVSFLLDGTEMEVVAVDSATNTTTATKFDFIG from the exons ATGGGTAACAAGCCTGTGAAACAGCGATGGATAGACGCCAAGAATAG ATTTGTTGAAAGACGGTCTAGATCTACGAATTACGAAAACACACTCGTTAACGCAAAGCCTGAGGAAGAAGGAGAGTATGCCAAACTGGCAGTTAGCGGTGTATATGAGGAGATTCGTCGTTTAAAGGTTAGAGATGAGCTGTTTGTGGTGGCCATAGATATCGGGACATCGTCTTCCGGGTATGCTATCTCTGTGTACGATGAGTATAAACGGGATCCTCTACAAATCAGCACTTTCAGCTGGAAGTCAAAGACAGACGGATTCCAGCACTTCAAGACACTGTCTGCCGTTCTGATGAATCCGGACGGAGAAGTTCGGAGCATTGGGTATGATGCAGAGTACCATTACATCAATATACTATCAGATCACGAACGCCAGGAGTGGTTTTATTTCCAGAATTTCAAGATGAGGCTGTATGATCAAAAG ATATCTCGAGATCTTATTCTTCATGACGTTAGAGGAAAGCCCCAAAAAGCACTGAAGGTATTTTCCTCCATCATAAAAGGGTTAAAGGAAGATTTTGCAAGCCGACTGGAGGAACGAGTTAGTCATTTTGGAGCAAATTGTGTCGATGAAGAGGTTCACTGGGTCCTTACTGTTCCCGCGATATGGGACGAGAAGGCCAAACAATTTATGAGAGTTGCAGCACAAGAG GCTGGAATTTTAAACGACAAGCTTTCCATCGCCCTGGAGCCGGAAGCAGCGGCCCTCTACTGCCGTTATTTGCCGATAGAGAAACTCTCTGGATCGGATTGTGACGATGGAAAATCCAAACTGATGACATTCTCCCCTGGAGCTCAGTATCTTATTGTTGACCTTGGGG GAGGAACGGTGGACATTACTGTACACAAGATACAATCCGACGGTGCTATACAGGAAGTGACATCAGCCTCAGGCGGCGACTGGGGGTCTCTGGCTATAAATGACGAGTTCATCAAATTTATGGAGGATCTAACAGCACCCGAGATCATGAGGACCATCCAACGATCGCACCCCGATGATTTTCTGACTTTTATGTCGGCTTTCGAAAACAAAAAGAGGGTTTTCTCAAAAAGCGACGAAAGAGTAATTCTCCAGATCCCGCAGTCCATTCGTGATATAATGTGCGAGAAACTTGGCAAGTCTATGGAAAGCCACATCGAGGAAATTAATAGAACACAGGATGTGAAACTTCAGCGTgacaaaatgtttatttataacGAAGCTTTCACTAGTCTTTTGAATGGCACGATTGAGAAAATAATTCTCCATGTGCATGCCATACTTGATTCGCACAAACTCAGCGTAGACAGTATTGTTCTTGTAGGTGGGTTTGCAGAATGTGATCTACTAAAGTCGACTTTTAAAACATCATTTCCGAAAACTAGAATAATTGCTCCGGATGATCCTGTCCTTGCAGTGCTGAAAGGTGCCGTATTATTTGGAAGAAATCCCCATGTTTTGCGGGCGCGGGTTTGTCGCTATACATATGGGGTTTGCACCACTGTTGATTATATCGAAAACCGTTTTCCTTCAAGTAAAAAGATCATTCTTGGAGGGAAAGCGCTCGCAAAAGACGTTTTTAACATTCATATACAAGCAAATGAGACGGTTCATATTGGGCAAAGAGGTAACGAGAAGAGATACTTTTTAAACAGGGATGACCAAGATCGATTACATCTTGAAATTTTTGCCACGAAGAACAGAGACCCTATGTTTGTTACAGATGAAGGGGTGGTTTATTTAGGAATGCTAGACATCATGGTTCCGAAGTTACAGACACAGTCCGCAGACAAACGTCACTTCCTCGTCAGTTTCCTATTGGATGGCACGGAGATGGAGGTGGTAGCTGTTGATTCTGCAACAAATACAACAACAGCGACCaaatttgatttcattggtTAA